One window from the genome of Actinoplanes teichomyceticus ATCC 31121 encodes:
- the cphA gene encoding cyanophycin synthetase: protein MKIESLRRLRGPNVYLSRPAVVARLRLEELTGRETSDVTGFTERLLRALPGLAEHHCAAGAPGGFVSRLRGGTYFGHVTEHVCLELSQLIGRDVSFGRTVSAGEPGRYDVILECPVDESPDSGVPGELLDAAVELVLAVHDGAATGLPATRLAELAAAAEREAPGPSTRAIIAAARRRGIPVERFGDLSLVRLGWGTRRRMAWAAMTDRTGGVGIDIAGDKHVTRRLLGEAGIPVAPGGVAGGPEEAVALLGELGAPVVVKPRHGRQGHRVALGLSTPEDVERACRAVGGDVVVERQLDGRDYRVLTVAGEVVAAAERIAAHVVGDGRSSLAELVEQANADPRRGVGHSRVLTRIALDAEALRLAAGQGYDRTGVPADGETVWLHACANLSTGGTSRDVTDQMHPDVTRLCQRVAALVGLDIAGIDLRLPDIAAPLPPTGERDPVAGVIEVNAVPGLRMHLAPAGGRARDVGDAIVRAMFPGGSDGRIPTVAVTGTNGKTTVTRLTAHLLSGGGHRVGTTTTDGVYVDGRLIYLADATGPRSAQQVLGDPQVEVAVLETARGGLLRRGLGYDWSDVGVITNITADHLGQDGLDSIEDLAHVKAVVAERVRDGGTLVLNVDDPWVRSLPDRPRVRADRKRLVWFGLDPANPVLTEHLGRGGTAYVLHDGWLVQATGARRMPLLRLAEVPGAYGGAAPHAAANALAAIAAARALGARPETVAVRLTEFDPGVDNPGRGTLLRLGDVSIFLDYAHNPAALAATLRTLHRLWGANRCVAAVTLPGDRRDDLLAASAQILADGLTRAVLYDDRDPRGRPAGEVSGLVEQEMRVRRPQIRVLRADDFRQAVTTGLDLTAPGEVLLVIYEKYAPVRAFLGELGAVPAGAHPAAPIRPAVHAMSPLGRDLTAHASAMSRSVTDHGHL, encoded by the coding sequence ATGAAGATCGAGAGTCTGCGCCGCTTACGCGGCCCCAACGTGTATCTGTCGCGGCCGGCGGTGGTCGCCCGGCTCCGGCTGGAGGAGCTGACCGGCCGCGAGACCTCGGACGTCACCGGGTTCACCGAGCGCCTGCTGCGGGCGCTGCCCGGGCTGGCCGAGCACCACTGCGCGGCCGGCGCCCCCGGCGGGTTCGTCAGCCGGCTGCGCGGGGGAACCTACTTCGGCCACGTCACCGAGCATGTCTGCCTGGAGCTGTCCCAGCTGATCGGCCGGGACGTCAGCTTCGGCCGGACCGTGTCGGCCGGCGAGCCGGGCCGGTACGACGTCATCCTGGAATGCCCGGTCGACGAGTCCCCGGACTCCGGGGTGCCGGGCGAGCTGCTGGACGCCGCGGTCGAGCTGGTACTGGCGGTCCACGACGGAGCGGCCACCGGGCTGCCCGCCACCCGGCTGGCCGAGCTGGCCGCCGCCGCCGAGCGTGAGGCGCCCGGGCCGAGCACCCGGGCGATCATCGCCGCCGCCCGGCGCCGGGGCATTCCGGTGGAGCGGTTCGGCGACCTCAGTCTGGTACGGCTCGGCTGGGGCACCCGGCGGCGGATGGCGTGGGCCGCGATGACCGACCGGACCGGTGGCGTGGGGATCGACATCGCCGGCGACAAGCACGTCACCCGGCGGCTGCTCGGCGAGGCCGGCATCCCGGTCGCTCCCGGCGGCGTGGCCGGCGGCCCGGAGGAGGCGGTCGCGCTGCTGGGGGAGCTGGGCGCGCCGGTCGTGGTGAAGCCCCGGCACGGCCGCCAGGGGCACCGCGTGGCGCTGGGCCTGAGCACCCCCGAGGACGTCGAGCGGGCCTGCCGGGCGGTCGGCGGCGACGTGGTGGTGGAACGGCAGCTGGACGGCCGCGACTATCGCGTGCTCACGGTGGCCGGCGAGGTGGTGGCGGCCGCCGAGCGGATCGCCGCGCACGTGGTCGGCGACGGCCGGTCCAGCCTGGCCGAGCTGGTCGAGCAGGCCAACGCGGACCCGCGCCGCGGCGTCGGGCACTCCCGGGTGCTGACCCGGATCGCGCTGGACGCCGAGGCGCTGCGGCTGGCCGCCGGGCAGGGCTACGACCGGACCGGCGTGCCGGCCGACGGCGAGACCGTCTGGCTGCACGCGTGCGCCAACCTCTCCACCGGTGGGACCAGCCGGGACGTCACCGACCAGATGCACCCCGACGTGACCCGGCTGTGCCAGCGGGTGGCCGCGCTGGTCGGGTTGGACATCGCCGGCATCGACCTGCGGCTGCCGGACATCGCCGCGCCGCTGCCCCCGACCGGCGAGCGGGACCCGGTGGCCGGGGTGATCGAGGTGAACGCGGTGCCCGGGCTCCGGATGCATCTGGCCCCGGCGGGCGGCCGGGCCCGGGACGTCGGCGACGCGATCGTGCGCGCGATGTTCCCCGGCGGCTCCGACGGACGGATCCCGACCGTGGCGGTGACCGGCACCAACGGCAAGACCACGGTGACCCGGCTGACCGCGCACCTGCTCAGCGGGGGCGGCCACCGGGTCGGCACGACCACCACCGACGGGGTGTACGTGGACGGCCGGCTGATCTACCTGGCCGACGCCACCGGCCCCCGCTCGGCGCAGCAGGTGCTCGGCGATCCGCAGGTCGAGGTGGCGGTGCTGGAGACGGCGCGCGGCGGCCTGCTGCGGCGCGGCCTCGGCTACGACTGGTCGGACGTCGGGGTGATCACCAACATCACCGCCGACCACCTGGGGCAGGACGGGCTGGACTCGATCGAGGATCTGGCGCACGTCAAGGCGGTGGTCGCCGAGCGGGTCCGCGACGGCGGCACGCTGGTGCTGAACGTGGACGACCCGTGGGTGCGCAGCCTGCCCGACCGACCCCGGGTGCGTGCCGACCGCAAACGGCTGGTGTGGTTCGGGCTGGACCCGGCCAATCCGGTGCTCACCGAGCATCTGGGGCGTGGCGGCACGGCGTACGTGCTGCACGACGGCTGGCTGGTGCAGGCCACCGGGGCGCGGCGGATGCCGCTGCTGCGCCTGGCGGAGGTGCCCGGCGCCTACGGCGGGGCCGCTCCGCACGCCGCCGCGAACGCTCTCGCCGCGATCGCCGCGGCCCGGGCGCTGGGCGCGCGCCCGGAGACCGTGGCCGTCCGGCTGACCGAGTTCGATCCGGGCGTGGACAACCCGGGGCGGGGCACCCTGCTGCGCCTCGGCGACGTCTCGATCTTCCTGGACTACGCGCACAACCCGGCCGCCCTGGCCGCGACGCTGCGCACGCTGCACCGGCTGTGGGGGGCGAACCGGTGCGTGGCCGCCGTGACGCTGCCCGGCGACCGGCGCGACGACCTGCTGGCGGCCTCCGCGCAGATCCTGGCGGACGGGCTGACCCGGGCGGTCCTCTACGACGACCGGGACCCGCGGGGGCGGCCGGCCGGGGAGGTGTCCGGGCTGGTCGAGCAGGAGATGCGGGTGCGCCGGCCGCAGATCCGGGTGCTGCGCGCGGACGATTTCCGGCAGGCGGTGACCACCGGGCTGGACCTGACCGCTCCGGGTGAGGTGCTGCTGGTGATCTACGAGAAGTACGCGCCGGTGCGGGCCTTTCTGGGCGAGCTGGGCGCGGTCCCGGCCGGGGCCCATCCGGCGGCGCCGATCCGGCCGGCGGTGCACGCCATGTCGCCACTGGGCCGCGACCTCACCGCGCATGCTTCGGCGATGTCGAGGAGTGTGACAGATCATGGACATCTATGA
- a CDS encoding cyanophycinase, whose translation MDARLLIMGGAAGPALLVRFVELAGAAAARILVIATATEEPETAEEFYVDTFTALGAGSVRPLRLTTRADANAPGIAAELRAATGVFFTGGDQERITTVLGGTAADSLLQELVAAGAIVLGGTSAGAAMMSATMIVGGDGPGVTAASVRTGPGLEFLPGVLIDQHFAQRGRLNRLLSAVARYPHELGLGIDEDTAILTDGDRFEVLGSGAVTVVDAGAATDIRVPPSGPIALAGARIHVLPAGHTFHLTGRVPGAPAGENRAGDRGRAA comes from the coding sequence GTGGATGCCCGGCTACTGATCATGGGAGGCGCTGCCGGACCGGCGTTGCTCGTCCGGTTCGTGGAGCTCGCCGGGGCGGCTGCGGCCCGGATCCTGGTCATCGCCACCGCCACCGAGGAGCCGGAGACGGCCGAGGAGTTCTACGTCGACACCTTCACCGCCCTGGGCGCCGGCTCGGTCCGCCCGCTGCGCCTGACCACCCGCGCCGACGCGAACGCGCCCGGCATCGCCGCCGAGCTGCGCGCCGCCACCGGGGTGTTCTTCACCGGCGGGGACCAGGAGCGGATCACCACCGTGCTGGGCGGCACGGCCGCCGACTCGCTGCTGCAGGAGCTGGTGGCCGCCGGCGCGATCGTGCTCGGCGGCACCAGCGCCGGGGCGGCGATGATGTCGGCCACCATGATCGTCGGCGGGGACGGGCCGGGGGTCACCGCGGCGAGCGTGCGTACCGGTCCCGGCCTGGAGTTCCTCCCGGGCGTGCTGATCGACCAGCACTTCGCCCAGCGCGGGCGGCTGAACCGGTTGCTCAGCGCGGTCGCCCGGTACCCGCACGAGCTCGGCCTGGGCATCGACGAGGACACCGCGATCCTCACCGACGGCGACCGGTTCGAGGTGCTCGGCAGCGGCGCGGTGACGGTCGTCGACGCGGGCGCCGCCACCGACATCCGGGTTCCGCCGTCCGGGCCGATCGCGCTGGCCGGGGCACGTATCCACGTGCTGCCGGCCGGGCACACCTTCCATCTCACCGGCCGCGTGCCGGGCGCACCGGCCGGGGAGAACCGGGCCGGGGATCGGGGACGAGCCGCATGA
- a CDS encoding MFS transporter, translating into MALAQTAQKTEVPGSAWQPLREPVFRALWIAVLAGNAGTWMQTVGAQWLVVSEPDAATWVSLVQTATTLPVLLFALPAGALADVLDRRWLLLGVQVGLFAVAATLAAVTAAGRVGPALLLVFTFLLGCGQALTLPSWQAVIPEIVPHDQLPSASALGAVNTNLARSAGPALAGLLVAHFGSALVFALNALSFAIFAVALLRWRRPPRRPAGHPERFGAALRAGGRYVRFSPVIRRVLGRVLLFVLPGSVVWGLLPLVASRELRMGAGGYGLLLAALGVGAIAGALLMPRARRVLSTNRTIVATGVVYGAALLVIALVPHRYAVPPALVAAGLAWMMLVSRMNAAMQLFLPNWVRARSLAVYQLVFAGGQALGAFAWGQVAGAVGLRPAFAVAAVLMSAGALTVRRWPVHTHENEDHSPAVFWAEPHLMLQPHLDDGPILVSVTYRVREADVSGFLAAMRRLRGSRQRTGATRWGLFRDGAEPGRFVEVYLVPTWEEHLRQHESRLTGEDERIERAVIALAEGPPEVRHLLPAEHSD; encoded by the coding sequence GTGGCGCTCGCGCAGACAGCACAGAAGACCGAGGTGCCGGGCAGCGCCTGGCAGCCGCTGCGTGAGCCGGTGTTCCGCGCTCTGTGGATCGCCGTCCTGGCCGGCAACGCCGGCACGTGGATGCAGACGGTCGGCGCCCAGTGGCTGGTGGTGTCCGAGCCGGACGCCGCGACCTGGGTCAGCCTGGTGCAGACCGCGACCACGCTGCCGGTGCTGCTGTTCGCGCTGCCGGCCGGCGCGCTCGCCGACGTGCTGGACCGGCGGTGGCTGCTGCTCGGCGTACAGGTGGGGCTGTTCGCCGTCGCCGCGACCCTGGCCGCGGTGACCGCCGCCGGGCGCGTCGGCCCGGCCCTGCTGCTGGTCTTCACCTTCCTGCTGGGCTGCGGGCAGGCGCTGACCCTGCCGTCCTGGCAGGCGGTGATCCCGGAGATCGTCCCGCACGACCAGCTGCCGTCGGCCTCCGCGCTCGGCGCGGTCAACACCAACCTGGCCCGCTCGGCCGGTCCGGCGCTGGCCGGCCTGCTGGTCGCGCACTTCGGTTCGGCCCTGGTCTTCGCGCTGAACGCGCTGTCGTTCGCGATCTTCGCGGTGGCTCTGCTGCGCTGGCGACGCCCGCCGCGGCGGCCGGCGGGCCACCCGGAGCGCTTCGGCGCGGCGCTGCGCGCCGGTGGCCGCTACGTGCGCTTCTCGCCGGTGATCCGCCGGGTTCTCGGCCGGGTGCTGCTGTTCGTGCTGCCCGGCAGCGTGGTGTGGGGCCTGCTGCCGCTGGTGGCCAGCCGGGAGCTGCGGATGGGGGCCGGCGGTTACGGCCTGCTGCTGGCCGCGCTCGGCGTCGGCGCGATCGCCGGGGCGCTGCTGATGCCCCGGGCCCGCCGGGTGCTGAGCACCAACCGGACGATCGTCGCGACCGGTGTCGTCTACGGCGCCGCGCTGCTGGTCATCGCGCTCGTCCCGCACCGGTACGCGGTGCCGCCCGCCCTGGTCGCCGCGGGGCTGGCGTGGATGATGCTGGTGTCGCGGATGAACGCGGCGATGCAGCTGTTCCTGCCCAACTGGGTCCGGGCCCGCTCGCTCGCGGTCTACCAGCTGGTCTTCGCCGGCGGGCAGGCGCTCGGCGCGTTCGCCTGGGGGCAGGTCGCCGGGGCGGTCGGCCTGCGGCCCGCCTTCGCGGTCGCGGCGGTCCTGATGTCGGCCGGCGCCCTGACCGTACGCCGCTGGCCGGTGCACACGCACGAGAACGAGGACCACAGCCCGGCGGTGTTCTGGGCCGAGCCGCATCTCATGCTGCAGCCGCACCTGGACGACGGCCCGATCCTGGTCTCCGTCACCTACCGGGTGCGCGAGGCCGACGTGAGCGGGTTCCTGGCCGCCATGCGGCGGTTGCGCGGCTCCCGGCAGCGCACCGGCGCCACCCGGTGGGGGCTGTTCCGCGACGGCGCCGAGCCGGGCCGGTTCGTCGAGGTCTACCTGGTGCCGACCTGGGAGGAGCACCTGCGCCAGCACGAGAGCCGGCTGACCGGGGAGGACGAACGGATCGAACGGGCGGTGATCGCGCTCGCCGAGGGTCCGCCCGAGGTGCGACACCTGCTCCCCGCAGAGCATTCCGATTAG
- a CDS encoding winged helix-turn-helix transcriptional regulator — protein sequence MAILGEKWTMVVLREVFTGIRRFDDMRVRTRIPRQVLANRLAALVGHGVLRREPYREPGARVRHEYRLTEKGFALYPVLVALAGWGDRYLADPQGPPIRFVHRDCAAELHVEVHCAAGHPVTDRRDVLPRPGPGARRRRPEL from the coding sequence ATGGCGATCCTCGGCGAGAAGTGGACGATGGTCGTGCTGCGCGAGGTGTTCACCGGCATCCGCCGCTTCGACGACATGCGGGTGCGCACCCGGATTCCGCGGCAGGTGCTGGCGAACCGGCTGGCCGCGCTGGTCGGGCACGGGGTGCTGCGCCGTGAGCCGTACCGGGAGCCCGGCGCCCGGGTGCGCCACGAGTACCGGCTGACCGAGAAGGGCTTCGCGCTCTACCCGGTGCTGGTGGCGCTGGCCGGATGGGGCGACCGGTACCTGGCCGACCCGCAGGGTCCGCCGATCCGGTTCGTGCACCGCGACTGCGCCGCCGAGCTGCACGTGGAGGTGCACTGCGCGGCCGGGCACCCGGTCACCGACCGGCGCGACGTGCTGCCCCGGCCGGGCCCGGGTGCGCGCCGGCGGCGGCCGGAACTCTAG
- a CDS encoding PaaI family thioesterase translates to MTQTQDAAVPTRTRTFSWTDPTEHVKLLARRSGLEILQAMAAGEVPPPPIFQLIGGSGLHAREGSVTIGLDPQEFHYNPIGTVHGGIISTLLDTAAACSVQTTLPVGVGYTSMDLNVKFLRPVTVDSGTLTCTGTVLQRGRRTALAEARLTDARDRLVAHATSSCLIFDLPRP, encoded by the coding sequence ATGACGCAGACTCAGGATGCCGCGGTTCCGACCCGGACCCGCACCTTCTCCTGGACCGACCCCACCGAGCACGTCAAGCTGCTCGCCCGGCGCAGCGGCCTGGAGATCCTGCAGGCGATGGCGGCCGGCGAGGTCCCGCCCCCGCCGATCTTCCAGTTGATCGGCGGCAGCGGCCTGCACGCCCGGGAGGGCAGCGTCACCATCGGGCTCGACCCGCAGGAGTTCCACTACAACCCGATCGGCACCGTGCACGGCGGGATCATCTCCACCCTGCTGGACACCGCGGCCGCCTGCTCGGTGCAGACCACCCTGCCGGTCGGCGTCGGCTACACCAGCATGGATCTCAACGTGAAGTTCCTGCGCCCGGTGACCGTCGACTCCGGCACGCTGACCTGCACCGGCACGGTCCTGCAGCGGGGCCGCCGCACCGCGCTGGCCGAGGCCCGGCTCACCGACGCGCGCGACCGCCTGGTCGCGCACGCGACCTCCAGCTGCCTCATCTTCGATCTGCCCCGCCCCTGA
- the hisS gene encoding histidine--tRNA ligase, protein MIEQYVLDKIRSTFELYGFAPLETRAVEPLETLLSKGETSKEVYLLRRLQDSGDTPAKGEDQLGLHFDLTVPFARFVVENHGRLQFPFRRYQIQKVWRGERPQEGRYREFLQADIDVVNRDTLPFHFDTEMPLVIGDVFRSLPMPRAVILVNNRKVCEGFYRGLGFEDTAQVLRTIDKLDKVGPDKVAALLVETAGATDAQAAACLRLAEISATDGSFVERVRALGVTDPLLDEGLGELLQVVETANEHAPGLVRAELKIARGLDYYTGTVYETQLEGYERFGSICSGGRYETLASVGNTRFPGVGISIGVSRMLGLLFGQDALSVSRPVPTCVVVALPSDDRRAECDRIAAALRKRGIPTEVAPTAAKFGKQIQFADRRGIPYVWFPGEPDTVKDIRSGEQVEADASAWAPPAADLHPVVTGR, encoded by the coding sequence ATGATCGAGCAGTACGTGCTGGACAAGATCCGTTCCACATTCGAGCTGTACGGCTTCGCGCCGCTGGAGACCCGCGCCGTCGAACCCCTGGAGACGCTGCTGTCCAAGGGGGAGACCTCCAAGGAGGTCTACCTGCTGCGCCGGCTGCAGGACTCCGGCGACACCCCGGCCAAGGGCGAGGACCAGCTCGGTCTGCACTTCGACCTGACCGTGCCGTTCGCGCGTTTCGTCGTGGAGAACCACGGCAGGCTGCAGTTCCCGTTCCGGCGGTACCAGATCCAGAAGGTGTGGCGCGGCGAGCGCCCGCAGGAGGGCCGCTACCGCGAGTTCCTCCAGGCCGACATCGACGTGGTGAACCGGGACACCCTGCCGTTCCACTTCGACACCGAGATGCCGCTGGTGATCGGTGACGTGTTCCGGTCGCTGCCGATGCCCCGGGCGGTCATCCTGGTCAACAACCGCAAGGTCTGCGAGGGCTTCTACCGCGGCCTCGGGTTCGAGGACACGGCGCAGGTGCTGCGTACCATCGACAAGCTCGACAAGGTCGGGCCGGACAAGGTCGCCGCGCTGCTGGTGGAGACCGCCGGGGCCACCGACGCCCAGGCGGCCGCCTGCCTGCGGCTCGCGGAGATCTCCGCGACCGACGGCTCGTTCGTCGAGCGGGTGCGCGCGCTCGGGGTGACCGACCCGCTGCTCGACGAGGGCCTGGGCGAGCTGCTCCAGGTCGTCGAGACGGCGAACGAGCACGCGCCCGGCCTGGTCCGCGCCGAGCTGAAGATCGCCCGGGGGCTGGACTACTACACCGGGACGGTGTACGAGACGCAGCTCGAAGGCTACGAGCGGTTCGGCTCGATCTGCTCCGGCGGCCGCTACGAGACGCTCGCCTCGGTCGGCAACACCCGCTTCCCGGGCGTCGGCATCTCGATCGGCGTCTCGCGGATGCTCGGCCTGCTCTTCGGGCAGGACGCGCTGAGCGTGTCCCGCCCGGTGCCGACCTGCGTGGTGGTGGCGCTGCCCAGTGACGACCGGCGCGCCGAGTGCGACCGGATCGCGGCGGCGCTGCGCAAGCGGGGCATCCCGACCGAGGTGGCGCCGACCGCGGCGAAGTTCGGCAAGCAGATCCAGTTCGCCGACCGGCGCGGCATCCCGTATGTCTGGTTCCCCGGCGAGCCGGACACGGTCAAGGACATCCGTTCGGGTGAGCAGGTCGAAGCCGACGCCTCGGCCTGGGCGCCGCCGGCGGCCGACCTGCACCCGGTGGTCACCGGCCGGTGA
- a CDS encoding MBL fold metallo-hydrolase: MLVASFPAQAFGTNCYVVAAGPGEQCLVVDPGIGVLDQLDEVLAQHRLSPAAVLLTHGHLDHTFSVAPVCGARGITAYVHPADLEMLADPAKGLSADLTALFGGRLPYSEPEDVAELADGAVLSLAGLEVTVDHAPGHTGGSVLFRLPGAASSWDAEEICLSGDVLFAGSIGRTDLPGGSTPTMMASLRDKILPLADDTVVLPGHGPATTIGRERASNPYLRELIAAPGRGL, from the coding sequence GTGCTCGTCGCCAGCTTTCCGGCGCAGGCCTTCGGCACCAACTGTTACGTGGTGGCCGCCGGCCCGGGCGAGCAGTGTCTGGTCGTCGATCCCGGCATCGGCGTGCTCGACCAGCTGGACGAGGTGCTCGCGCAGCACCGGCTGTCCCCGGCCGCGGTGCTGCTGACCCACGGCCACCTGGACCACACGTTCTCGGTCGCGCCGGTGTGCGGGGCGCGCGGGATCACGGCGTACGTGCACCCGGCCGATCTGGAGATGCTCGCCGACCCGGCCAAGGGGCTGAGCGCGGATCTGACCGCGCTGTTCGGCGGCCGCCTGCCGTACTCGGAGCCGGAGGACGTCGCGGAGCTGGCCGACGGGGCCGTGCTCTCGCTGGCCGGCCTGGAGGTCACCGTCGACCACGCGCCCGGCCATACCGGCGGGTCGGTGCTGTTCCGCCTGCCGGGCGCGGCCTCCTCCTGGGACGCGGAGGAGATCTGTCTCTCCGGAGACGTGCTCTTCGCGGGCTCGATCGGACGCACCGACCTGCCGGGCGGCAGCACCCCGACGATGATGGCCAGCCTGCGGGACAAGATCCTGCCGCTGGCCGACGACACCGTCGTGCTGCCCGGCCACGGACCGGCCACCACCATCGGCCGCGAGCGCGCGTCGAACCCGTACCTGCGGGAACTGATCGCGGCGCCCGGCCGCGGATTGTAG
- a CDS encoding peptidylprolyl isomerase yields MAPSKDRQRKLARAKYERQMARRAVRERRRRRILAGVGTGLAVVLVAVGGAWIGGAFDSDRDPTTEAADVCLWSPLDKADNPERTDVGTPPGRDIPQTGTETMTISTNQGAPITVSVDVASSPCAAASFTHLAGKKFYDNTDCHEILDIGAVHCGDPSGTNNGGPLYTFYDENPPALPEPSPSAGAKPAVLYPKGTVTLFGNPAGNNGSQFLIFFKDYAPTTDAPYSIVGRVSGGLDTLAKIGKIPTVADDAGDKVKPKEKITINTLTVGADAAATAAPSASAQS; encoded by the coding sequence GTGGCTCCCAGCAAGGACCGGCAGCGCAAGCTCGCGCGCGCGAAATACGAACGCCAGATGGCACGCCGGGCGGTGCGGGAGCGGCGTCGCCGCCGGATCCTGGCGGGCGTCGGCACCGGCCTGGCCGTCGTGCTCGTCGCGGTCGGCGGCGCCTGGATCGGGGGCGCGTTCGACAGCGACCGGGACCCCACCACCGAGGCCGCCGACGTGTGCCTGTGGTCGCCGCTGGACAAGGCCGACAACCCGGAGCGGACGGATGTGGGCACCCCGCCCGGCAGGGACATCCCGCAGACCGGCACCGAGACCATGACGATCAGCACCAACCAGGGCGCCCCGATCACGGTGAGCGTGGACGTGGCGAGCTCGCCCTGCGCCGCCGCCAGCTTCACCCACCTCGCCGGCAAGAAGTTCTACGACAACACCGACTGCCACGAGATCCTCGACATCGGCGCGGTGCACTGTGGCGACCCGAGCGGCACCAACAACGGGGGCCCGCTCTACACCTTCTACGACGAGAACCCGCCGGCGTTGCCGGAGCCGTCGCCGAGCGCCGGCGCGAAGCCCGCCGTTCTCTACCCGAAAGGCACCGTGACGCTGTTCGGCAACCCGGCCGGCAACAACGGCAGCCAGTTCCTCATCTTCTTCAAGGATTACGCGCCGACCACGGACGCGCCGTACTCCATCGTGGGCCGGGTGAGCGGCGGACTCGACACGTTGGCGAAGATCGGCAAGATCCCGACGGTGGCCGACGACGCGGGCGACAAGGTCAAGCCCAAGGAGAAGATCACCATCAACACTTTGACCGTCGGCGCGGATGCCGCCGCCACGGCCGCACCCTCGGCGAGCGCGCAGTCGTGA
- a CDS encoding peptidylprolyl isomerase, with translation MSSIKDRQRAAARARLEKEMAERAAAAKSRRRKQALIGSALAVVVIAGAAVWIVSALKKDDKKTTAGGSTTPAGMVACTWTPVDKATAEASGGKVKDVGLPPATVPNTGTSVLTFDTNLGPIAATIDLSKAPCTGASYKHLASKKFLDNTKCHRLVNEDNFKVLQCGDPFATGKGYRKTDGTGGPSYTMAEENLPTDTQKPYPAGSIAMAKTQSPNSTGSQFFICSEDTQLPADYTLLGTINTGLDIVKSVVKAGDDGAFASSAGGGHPKKELVIKTMSVS, from the coding sequence GTGTCGTCGATCAAGGACCGGCAGCGCGCGGCGGCGCGGGCCCGGCTCGAGAAGGAGATGGCCGAGCGGGCCGCGGCGGCCAAGAGCCGGCGCCGCAAGCAGGCGCTCATCGGGTCGGCCCTGGCCGTGGTGGTGATCGCCGGCGCGGCCGTGTGGATCGTGAGCGCCCTAAAGAAGGACGACAAGAAGACGACCGCGGGTGGCAGCACCACCCCGGCCGGCATGGTCGCCTGCACCTGGACCCCGGTCGACAAGGCCACGGCCGAGGCGAGCGGTGGCAAGGTCAAGGACGTCGGCCTTCCGCCGGCCACCGTGCCGAACACCGGCACCAGCGTGCTGACCTTCGACACCAACCTCGGCCCGATCGCGGCGACCATCGACCTGAGCAAGGCGCCCTGCACCGGCGCCAGCTACAAACACCTCGCGTCGAAGAAGTTCCTCGACAACACCAAGTGCCACCGCCTGGTCAACGAGGACAACTTCAAGGTCCTGCAGTGCGGCGACCCGTTCGCCACCGGCAAGGGCTACCGCAAGACCGACGGCACCGGCGGCCCGAGCTACACGATGGCCGAGGAGAACCTGCCGACCGACACGCAGAAGCCGTACCCCGCGGGCTCGATCGCGATGGCCAAGACCCAGAGTCCCAACAGCACCGGCAGCCAGTTCTTCATCTGCTCGGAGGACACCCAGCTTCCGGCGGACTACACGCTGCTCGGCACCATCAACACGGGCCTGGACATCGTGAAGTCGGTGGTCAAGGCCGGCGACGACGGCGCGTTCGCGTCCTCGGCCGGCGGCGGTCACCCGAAGAAGGAACTCGTCATCAAGACCATGTCGGTCTCCTGA